DNA sequence from the Pseudoduganella plicata genome:
GCCCAGGGCGCAGGCGGCGCACCAGCAGGCCGATTACCTGCTGGACGCGCTGCTGCGGCGCGAGCAGGGCAAGCCGCCGCGCGGCAAGCCGTACGTCTACCGGGATTACGGATCGCTGGTGTCGTTCGGGCAGTCGACGTCCGTCGGCAGCCTGATGGGCTCACTGCAGGGCAGCAACTGGTTTGTCGAGGGGGCGTTCGCGCGGTTGATGTACACCAGTCTGCACCTGATGCATCACAAGGCGATCATGGGGACCATGCGCACGGGCGTGCTGGCGCTGGCGCGGTTCTTGATCAAGCGCTCCACGCCGCATGTGAAGCTGCATTGACAGTCTCTGGCGCCGGGCGCAAGTCCCAGGTGTCTGCCGGTGTCTCGCCAGCCTCGGCCGATCCGCAGTCAACGGGCCTGAGTTGCCGGGGACAGGCTTTTGCCTGAGGCCCATGCGTGTGACAGCAGCCAGTGGCGGGAGTGGTGCTTCGCGCGGACGCGGTAGTCGCTGGCCTTCCCGGGTCAGCTATCCGCGCTGAAGCCTTGCATCCCTGACGAATCAGGCGGCAGCGGCAGGCGTTTTCGGCAGCAGCAGCGTCAGCGCGGAGCCACCGTCCGGGTGAGCTTTCAGCTCGAGCGTGCCGCCGAGGTGACGGGCCCGTTCGCGCACGAGGCGCAGGCCAAACTTGTCGGCGCCGGCGTCCGGGGCGCCCGGGCCACTGCCGTTGTCGCGCACTGTCAGCATGATCTCGTCCTCGTTGTCGTCCAGGATCACGTCAACTTCCGTCGCGCCAGCGTGGGCGGCGATATTGCGCAGGCCTTCTTCCAGTGCGAACAACAGCGCGACGCCGTGTTCGCGCGAGCACGACGGTTCATCCTCGGGCAGGCTGTAGCGCGCCTGCACGCGGTATTGTTCGCCGAACTGCAGCACCAGCTCGCCGAACGCTACCTTGATGCCGAGAAATTCGAGCTTGTCGTTCCACAGCTTGTGCTGCATACGGCGGTTGTTTTCGATAATGGTGTGCAGCAGGTTTTTCATCTGCGCGGCGCGTTCGCGCAGCGCGGGCGGCTCGGCAGGCAGTTTTGCCGTCAGCAGACCCAGGTGCATCGTCAACGCCGTCAGCGACGAGCCCACGCTGTCGTGCAGCTGCCGGGCCAGCGCGCGGCGCTCGTTGTCCCAGGCGGTGTTGACGTGACCCAGCAGCTCGCTGAGTTCGGCGATGCGCGCCGTGTCGGTCTGATCTTCCGGTGCAATGTCGGACATGGGTGGGCTTCTTGTTTTTGGTCTGCAATCGGTAACGCTCGGATCATACATGAGGTTTTGCGGAAATGTCGCACTGGCATGATCGTGAAGTGCCGCACAGAGCATATGCTGCAAAAGTGGCAATCTATGGCTGTCGTTCAACCAAACACAAGGAGCAGCCATGAGTGCCACAGCCAAGCCGCAAGACGCGATCGCCCTGTTGAAGCAGGATCACGCCGAAGTGAAGGCGATGTTCAAACAATTCGAAGAACTGGGTGAACGCGCCTATGTCGCCAAGAAGAAGCTGGCCGACAAGATTTGCCTGGAGCTGACCAAGCACGCCATCGCCGAAGAGGAGATTTTCTACCCAGCCATGCGCGAAGAGGCCGACGACGCCGAAGACATGGTGGACGAAGCAACCGTCGAGCACGCTTCGGCGAAAGACCTGATCGCGCAGATCAGCAGCATGGAGCCACAGGACGACCTGTATGACGCGAAAGTGAAAGTGCTGGGCGAGTACATCGACCACCACGTCCAGGAAGAAGAGAAGGAAATGTTCCCGGAAGCGAAGAAGGCCGGGCTGGACATGGTCGAGCTGGGCCGCCAGATCCAGGCGCGTAAGGACGAGATCACGGAGATCCCGCCGGAGCCGCTCCTGGTCGCCCCGTCGAAACAGGGCAGCCAGCCACGCATCTAACCGTATCGGCCCGCGTCTGGTCGTCACTGGCGGCGGGCACGGCCCGCCGCCGGCATCA
Encoded proteins:
- a CDS encoding sensor histidine kinase gives rise to the protein MSDIAPEDQTDTARIAELSELLGHVNTAWDNERRALARQLHDSVGSSLTALTMHLGLLTAKLPAEPPALRERAAQMKNLLHTIIENNRRMQHKLWNDKLEFLGIKVAFGELVLQFGEQYRVQARYSLPEDEPSCSREHGVALLFALEEGLRNIAAHAGATEVDVILDDNEDEIMLTVRDNGSGPGAPDAGADKFGLRLVRERARHLGGTLELKAHPDGGSALTLLLPKTPAAAA
- a CDS encoding hemerythrin domain-containing protein; this encodes MSATAKPQDAIALLKQDHAEVKAMFKQFEELGERAYVAKKKLADKICLELTKHAIAEEEIFYPAMREEADDAEDMVDEATVEHASAKDLIAQISSMEPQDDLYDAKVKVLGEYIDHHVQEEEKEMFPEAKKAGLDMVELGRQIQARKDEITEIPPEPLLVAPSKQGSQPRI